In Scophthalmus maximus strain ysfricsl-2021 chromosome 13, ASM2237912v1, whole genome shotgun sequence, the genomic window CGATCCAAAAGTTTTCCAGGTGTATCCAGGCTGTGGGTCAGTGCGGGCAGCCCGGCGACTTGACAGCTGGAATGCCACTCAGCCCAGGAATGTGCCGGTCATTACACACTGCTCATGCTTCACCTCTCTCACCCCGAAACATGACTGGTTCGATTGTAGGGTCTGCTGAAGAAGGCCTTTGTCAGACTCTCGGGGACCCAACGGAATCCACTGTCTCACCTCCAGGAGCAGGTTGGATCCTTTCGGCCTCAGCATTTTCTGCCCAGTAACACTGTACATGACTGCTGCACTTTATTTGTtgtggggtttgtttgtttgtttttttttaaatggggaTAGTTAGAATATGTGCCCAATAAACAGTATGTGCAGACTGAAATCTGACTCTAGTCTGAGACACATTTAGCCAATGGAaaatgaccctttttttttacatcagcatGTTTGTAGATTGTACATTATATATGACATGCAGTGCTTTTGTCAAACTAGAGGAGAAACGAATACATTTATGGACCCCACCAAGAAATCCTTGTTTGGACTGTAGGCTCACTTTCCTTCCTCACAATAGATCACTGTGAATTATTGCCTCCCTGTCAGCTCGGTTGCAACCATTCTTTGCTAATCGTCTTGCCCGTCACCAGACCTCCTGCTCTCGTGccaggggaaaaacaaacacttgtcaCTCACCCAGGGGGCCTTTCTCCTACTTAGGCCATTTATCATAGTCATTACCcaaactggcaaaaaaaagacaaatcatttggattacattatttattttttcctaagAATTATTATGTATTCTTCGGCTGTATGAATTCCTTCACCTGCAAGGCGGAGCACAACACAACTTTTAATCGTTTCCTATGCAGAGCCACATTCCACGTGATTAGTTACATGATAACGGAGCAAGACCGTGTCAGACGTCAATTTTTAAATCACTAATAGCAACACACTTACAGAAATGTTGGTAAATGTGCTTTGTCCTTGtaaatttataaattaaataaaatggttCATCTattgacatttacatttgtcaACCTAACTATGCTGGAGCATACTGTACGCATTGCAAGAGGCCATGAGTTTACTCCTGAACATGAATAAGTATTTAGAtaatgtaaaaaagtaaaataggAATGTCTAATAAACTAGCACCACAATTAGAATAAAGTTAAACACTTTATGTCATTAAGTATAATAGTTATTATACATGTAATTCTtaattcaaactgaaaaaaagagccCACTGTGTCATAATCTTTTCAATCCAACCTCTAGGTACAATCTAAATATTACATATGAGTAACATAtagtttaaatggaaaaaaaataatatgtctGGAAATCTAAGCATAATTAGCATGAGGTATAATGATCAGGGAATAAATTATTATGCTATGTTCATATATTTCTTAAACTGCAACAAGCAAGCCTAATCAAACTACCTCAAATAATGAGTACAGTAAAAAGTCTGTCATTTTGAATACtaagttttattttccatgtcaTCGCCGCCCGGGCAGCTACAAAGCTCATTACCCGACGCTTTCTGGAAACAGGGTGCCCTCGCACCCTAGAGATCAACGTGTTGTCATAGTAATGGCAGAAATGCATGTCTGCCTCACAACAGGGGAGATGGGGAAAAAGAAGGGTCCGGCATTTATCCCATCATTAGCATATTAGCCTCTTGGAGCCAATGAGACGAGGCAAGGTACGGGAACACTCCGAGGAGACTGGCTGTGACAatagccctcctcctccttccccgaAAGCTCTCCCACCCCCTCTCGGGGGTAAAACCCCCCAATAATCCCGAAGGAGGTATCCCCTCTGTTCAAACTAGTTCAGCTAGGAGAAGTAAGTTTTAGTGAGAATGACCATTCTGTGTTGAATATTGTGTTGTTGAGTTTGTCAGTTGGTGTGCTTGGCGGCAGTGGGTCGGTGTTGGAGCTGCACAGTGATGCTCAGACCTCCTGCTCCCCTCTTTACGTCGGCCTGTCTCTGAAGTGTCTGTGGAATGTGGTGCCTGACCAGCACACGGATACAACCGGTCTTACTTCCAAGTTGAACTCCAGCCCAATATCGTTTTTTCACTCTTCTAGACAATGCATTTCTGCTTTGTGTCCAGTTTGAATCCcttcatccagatgtttggtgagTCGAAAtgaaccttttttgttttattgacttGTTGAGCCCGGAGCTTTGTGACTTCTCTGTGCGAGAGCAGTCACACCTGCGTCTCTCTGTCTTGTTGTGTTAAGGTGAGCGAGCCGGGGACATTTAACATATTGGgactttcattgttttcattttatgacCCTAATACTGTTattgttgtgattgttttttgtcttatcATTCAGTATGAGGTCATCCTTCATCTGGGTTAAGCCACGATCAGCAAGgtttagctttttaaaaaaacaaaacaaatgcaagtTAATCTTTTGGGGAACGGGCTATTAgttaaaaaacatctgtgtttaTTCACCTCAGTCTTGCAGCTTTAAGATATTGTTCATCGATGGGCCCTAAGTTTGTGAGCATGTTTGATGAGTCCTCTGTGCGAACTGTTTACTTATGAACGTGGACCGGTTGGTACCGGACACATTTTGAAGTGAGATCACTCTCAGTCAGTGATCAGTTTAGAGAACAGTTTCTCCCCCTGCCCCCATCCCACCCAACTGATTCACTTTCCTAGCATATCTGTGCCGGCCCAGCTGTAGCCCTGACGATAGGCCTAATAAAACCAGGCTCATTTGCATACCAATGGCCGGCGCCATGTGTGGTTAGCTCCGAGTGCCCCAGAAACACAGGCTGTGAGGGGACAAGGAAGGCTGAGCTCCACGTTGCCTTTCCTTTGTCCCCTAAATAGGCCTAAACTCTAATCCACAATTCATTTTGTGGAATTGTCCCATTTTTTCATTGAGCCTAACCTGATCTCTGTCTCAATCTGAACATTTTAATCTACAAGATGAGTCTAGGGCGcaatttaattcattaaattaTTTCTATTCATTTCAACCAGCAGTTTGTATTCTGGTTGTCATCTGAAGGAAGCAGTTGTAGGGAGCTCTTGTCATCAGATCACTGAAGGGCTTTAGACAAGGTGACTGAGGGTGCAAGACCTCCTGACCTCATGGCTTTGTGGCGCAAGTCTTGAGTCCAGGGAGAACGAAAGCAACCAAAGCTTTGTTTAAAATTCTCCACCAGTATCTCACAGTCCTCTCTTGGTAAATGTAGTTACGCTTAAGCAATATCCGTCAACAAATTGATAAATTATCATCACTACGAGGGGGCTAAAAGTGAAATCACAAACTTTGTGTGGTGACCAATTTCATACACGCAGTAAACATAATTGCATCATGAATGATCCAGTGATTTTCCCTTTCACCCGACCCtttattcaaatcaaagttTTACTATTACTACAGGTGTTACTACAAGAAAACTAAATGATCCCCAAAGTCCCTCGTGGCTGACAAGAAAGACTGTCTGGGGGGCAGACGACAGCTTGGACTGAGGGGCGAGGGCTGATCTGATTGTGTAAGAGATTCTCTATTCTCTTAAGTCCCCCCGCCCCACGGTGGGGGCTGTGTTCCCTCCCTTGGGACCATATGGCAAAGTCTGAGCGAAGCCAGCTCACCTCAGCTATGTGGCATTTTCTTAATGAGCCTAATGAGAGATGAGCAAAACTGTGCGACTCATCCTGGTGTCATCTTGTTTATGTGTTTAAGGTCTGTCAAGTAGGTGTTTTCTCATATTTCTTAAATTCTATGAAAATGAGATGTGACAACAGGACGCATACACAAATTTAACCAGAAGAGGGAGCCATAATATCATGTAACAACAGCCATTTACTCTTCTGTAGACAGCATATTGAAGTCTGCTGAATTGGGAGCAATTTGTGACCATGCAGTTGGATTAAGAGAACCTTTATCCTGGTTACTGACCTCGTCAACCCACTAACCTCTGTGCAGAACACTTTCAACAATCACAACTCAAGTCTGTGTCCTGTCTTGTACTGTGAGTCCAGTCGATTGTCGGTGAGCTCTTAGTGTCTTGTgtgttcctcctccctgctgcctAGGAATATGAAAATGGTGGATATTGTAGCTCAGAAAATGCCCTCAGAGAATGACGTGCATGTGGCGAGAAGCTTTCTCACGAAGATTTTGCGAAGTTCCATGAGGTACAGTTCCGTGGCTTCACCTGTAATAAGTAGTACCTGTTCCCccgttttcctctcctccattccTGCCTGCCATGTGCCCATAATCATATCACTCATTGGGATAGTAATAATATCATCTTCATTCCTCTCATagcacctctccctctcctgtggTTTATTACCTGCCCTCATTggcatgcctttttttttgttcatgtcaaTAGAAGAATAACGTTCATCCCATTTGTAGAGCATGTAATATACTGTCTTGCATtgtgtttgacttttattttgtgctcATGTGTTCTTTTGACCTTCTCTTGACATGCATTTCAGAAAGAATCGCTTTAAAGGGTATGTTTCACAtgcatgactgacagctgttcAAAGTTTTGGACAACCCTCCAAAACCGTTTCcatctgtgaatgtgaaagcCAAAACTGTCTCGATATACATGcagtaaaactaaaaaaaatccttgtggAGTAGCAGCAAAGTTGCAGCACCATACCGCTATATCTGTAACTTTCAGTTGCCCATATTCATATATGGAAGCGCACATACTGTTTTCCGTAAGGGGTTGGTCTGTAATTCAgttggtgttgtgtgtgtctttgctctctctcttcaggaGGAATGAACCCATAAGCAGGCCTCACTCCTGGCACTCCACCAAGTTCAACGAAAACCAATCGGAGACTGCCAAAACACAGACTCCACCCACGCCAGTCTGGGACACCAGATATGATGCAAGGTAACTCGGGGATCTTGAAGTTTGCCTGTTGAGTCTTTGCTAGATGTCAACCTTTATGATGATGTGTAAAGTCCTTACCAGTGTGTCTTCCTTATTGCCAAGATAACCATGAAACAGGATAAAAGGTTTTGCGTCCAGGCTGTAAATTATAACACCAAGAAAAAGTCCTGTATTTTCACGTAGTTTCAATTGGCTAAAATGTGTGAAGGTAAATTGTATTGACAGTCAGGATTATATACCCTTTTGTAAaggtgttttttcatttaatttctgctGTTTGCTAATGTATTTGCTTTAGCGGATGATCTAATTTTAGATAATAATTAATAAGATCTAAATGTGACTGCAAAGAAAGGGCCATGAATAGATAACTCACAGCCCCTAATTCATAACCTGATTACTAACTGTCATTTCTTTATAACTTCAGCTCATCCTCGACTGACCTCTCCTCTGCCTGGGAGCAGACGAACCTGCGCCGAGTGTCCGACCAGTTCAGCTCTCTCGGCAGTATGGACAGTCTAGAACACGTCTCGCACCCGTACTCCGCCGGTCAGCTGTCACATGCCAAGTCCAACAACAGCATGGAACACCTCGGAGGAGGGAAACGAGACTCGGCCTACAGCTCCTTCTCCACCAGCTCCGGCACGCCCGATTACACCCTCTCGAAGAGCAACGCCGCCTCGACAGAGAACATGCTCTGCAAAGTCAGCCAGTGGGATGCTGGAGGAAAGCACAACAACCATCACAACAATACTCGAAACAGCCACAGCCTGACTGAGGGAGGCAAACTGGATGATAGGCTCACGTACTTTCAGATGCCAGGGGTTGGCGCAGGCTGTGAGGGTCCGCAGATTGAGGACCCGGCTGGCTCCCGCCATTCCACTTCAAGCAGGACCAGCTACGGACCAGTGTGGCATGTccctgagaaaaagaagagtgcTTCTCCgtcccctcccccaccccctccacctgCACGCAGTGACAGTTTTGCTGCGACTAAAGTACACGAGAGGGGGCTTGTCATAGCTCACCCCGAAGGACCTGATTCACATGGCTCCTATAAGGCTCCCACTGAAAATCGCCCCCGCCACAACATTTCCCTGAAAAACGACGGCGGCAGTTTTTACTCTTCGTCCGACAAATCCATCCACAACCAGTTCAGCTCAAACAAGCAGTACTCCCTGTCCAGCTGTGACGTTCGGCAGGGCCAGCCTCACCATCAAAGACACCATAGTGACAAAAGCACTTTCTACTCCCAGCCCTGGACTACGTCCGTACCAAAGCCACAGAACGTAGGTGGCTACCATTGTAGCATGCAAGAACTTCCTACTAACACGTCTGCACAACACTTTGGTCAGAACCAGAGAAGGAACTTGAGCGCCACCCTGGCCTCTGAGCAAAACACTGACAGCAGTGGACACAGTCGCTACTACTGTGTCACAACGTGCCAACCCGCGCAGCCTAACGCCCAGCTTACGTCGGGAAAaccagaggacaggaggagTGTCACAGGTGCAGACCTGGCACAGAGTGGAAGTGAGCGTAAATCTCTCAGCCCACAGACGGTCAACAAAGTGAAGTACCATCTGGCCCAACAACACCCGGTGCAGCACAGTAAAGATAATAATGGATACGGCAAGCACCAAGTCACCACTGTACTGGAAACCTCCGTACCTAAACCCAGCTCTGACGATGGGGGAAGCCAGAgaggacacaacacacaaagtgcagaaGCTCAGTACGTAAGTTACCCTCCTACCAGACAATCTGAACAGCGAAGGTCTCTCCCAGTACAACACAGGGAAATACCCCAAGACATAAGATACCACAGTCAAGTCAACAACAAAATCAGCCCCCACGCAACCCCCATGCTGCACTCGCTGTCCATGGATGCCGCCGACCAAGATGAGAAAACAAGAGGCTCAATCTCTGAGGAGTCCCTCGAGAGCAAGCAGGTGAAGCGCAGCGAGCGTTTTGCCACTACATTGAGGAATGAAATCCAGATGAGAAGGGCCAAGCTGCAGAAAAGTACGAGCGCCGCCATCCTTCCCGGTGCGGAGGGTGAAACCAAAGAGGATCAGGATGTCTGGAAGTCAACTGAAGGCCCCAACACCCCGACATCTGCAGACGGCTCCTTCTCCAACTCCTACAAGGATCATCTGAAGGAGGCACAGGCAAGGGTTCTCAAGGCGACATCTTTCAGGAGGAAAGACCTGGAGCTCATTTTGGCGGAGAACCCTACAGCAGAGGCCTTGCCTAACTACCCATCCCGTAAAGATGTCCCCCCTCTGCCAACTGTCACAGAGTCAGTCATGACTAAGTCGGGGCATGCAGCTGGTCAGGTGACTCGCATTGGAGGCCGGAAGCGTTTCGCTGCCGAAAAGAAGGTACGGTCTTTCTCCGAACCGGACAAAATCCACGAAGTCGGGGTGAAAAAAGATCTCCCTTGCAATGAAAATACGAGCTCCTCACTAGACCGACCGAAGCTCTCCAAAGACGGCGGGAAAACGGGGTTCCCCAATCACATGCCCCTTCAACTGGACAACCAAGGCGAAGACATTGTCTCCATCGGTGCGACAGCAGACACCATTACAGGTATCAGCAGCAGAGAGTACTGTGAAGAGGCCCAGAGAGTTCCTCACTCCGCACACAAGCAGTTTGTGCTCGACCAGCAAAGACTGGGCACCTTCGCTGAGTACGAGGCAAGGTGGAACATCCAGAAGAAACCAGCAGAAACAAGAGCGTCTGGGCGGTACCGCTCAGCTGACGACATCCTGGATCCAGGGC contains:
- the shroom2a gene encoding protein Shroom2 isoform X2, which codes for MNAEGYRNDLHYTEAESIWHVMQKSGDLDQRSRDGEGWKLVDAFLSGGAPWGFTLRGGLEHREPLLITKVEEGSKAAAVCLQVGDELVNINEIPLSGFRQEAICLVKGSHKTLSLVVKRRNEPISRPHSWHSTKFNENQSETAKTQTPPTPVWDTRYDASSSSTDLSSAWEQTNLRRVSDQFSSLGSMDSLEHVSHPYSAGQLSHAKSNNSMEHLGGGKRDSAYSSFSTSSGTPDYTLSKSNAASTENMLCKVSQWDAGGKHNNHHNNTRNSHSLTEGGKLDDRLTYFQMPGVGAGCEGPQIEDPAGSRHSTSSRTSYGPVWHVPEKKKSASPSPPPPPPPARSDSFAATKVHERGLVIAHPEGPDSHGSYKAPTENRPRHNISLKNDGGSFYSSSDKSIHNQFSSNKQYSLSSCDVRQGQPHHQRHHSDKSTFYSQPWTTSVPKPQNVGGYHCSMQELPTNTSAQHFGQNQRRNLSATLASEQNTDSSGHSRYYCVTTCQPAQPNAQLTSGKPEDRRSVTGADLAQSGSERKSLSPQTVNKVKYHLAQQHPVQHSKDNNGYGKHQVTTVLETSVPKPSSDDGGSQRGHNTQSAEAQYVSYPPTRQSEQRRSLPVQHREIPQDIRYHSQVNNKISPHATPMLHSLSMDAADQDEKTRGSISEESLESKQVKRSERFATTLRNEIQMRRAKLQKSTSAAILPGAEGETKEDQDVWKSTEGPNTPTSADGSFSNSYKDHLKEAQARVLKATSFRRKDLELILAENPTAEALPNYPSRKDVPPLPTVTESVMTKSGHAAGQVTRIGGRKRFAAEKKVRSFSEPDKIHEVGVKKDLPCNENTSSSLDRPKLSKDGGKTGFPNHMPLQLDNQGEDIVSIGATADTITGISSREYCEEAQRVPHSAHKQFVLDQQRLGTFAEYEARWNIQKKPAETRASGRYRSADDILDPGPEDRSKSTCLHERSRSSPSTDFYGQIPAPARKSETEYSQTETKPAELLSSAPRIPDRGPGDCKVREKPEEFERYSAPPPPPMTGANPDCRHRAAAAATENHRPTSVSHSVPEPALLQPADHSHNPLPSGPRRKPPAPEKPPPPRCPEVDSHEFFTSSQSEAFTRCSPNADRSSAFVATLNPAKGDSEQSKGLVDKGQGAVHRLSASNPQPASSPPAPSCRPTALASMEGQRSPSPQFSPQRLSDRPPVSLQDDDSNRIEHVIESPNSAVKKVPIRIVHSEGLTEKENSPFLQHSDPPAIEAEVPAVSRLGSLAAAGHDSVFCAFTRQREPDGPPDAQTDTKPQRDAYMTTVGDHVNGNYQQQLPPQLTDEPIGDRPAVTTGATEDQKREELARDIMGKDKSLVDILDQSKMKTTMDLMEGIFPQGEQLLDEAHQRRKVPAKQAVSRPAEEREKEDSMAAAVTMVTSSTYYSTSAPKAELLIKMKDMQEQQEEEEESEDELDIDLANKKQELIDSLSKKLQVLREARESLQEDVLDNNALGDEVEARVQQVCKPNELDKFRMFVGDLDKVVSLLLSLSGRLARVENALNSPEEDSTAEERRTLVEKRKLLIRQHEDAKELKENLDRRERLVFEILANYLQEDILTDYEHFVKMKSALIIEQRKLEDKIKLGEEQLKCLMDSLPIEQRLSF
- the shroom2a gene encoding protein Shroom2 isoform X1, producing the protein MNAEGYRNDLHYTEAESIWHVMQKSGDLDQRSRDGEGWKLVDAFLSGGAPWGFTLRGGLEHREPLLITKVEEGSKAAAVCLQVGDELVNINEIPLSGFRQEAICLVKGSHKTLSLVVKRRNEPISRPHSWHSTKFNENQSETAKTQTPPTPVWDTRYDASSSSTDLSSAWEQTNLRRVSDQFSSLGSMDSLEHVSHPYSAGQLSHAKSNNSMEHLGGGKRDSAYSSFSTSSGTPDYTLSKSNAASTENMLCKVSQWDAGGKHNNHHNNTRNSHSLTEGGKLDDRLTYFQMPGVGAGCEGPQIEDPAGSRHSTSSRTSYGPVWHVPEKKKSASPSPPPPPPPARSDSFAATKVHERGLVIAHPEGPDSHGSYKAPTENRPRHNISLKNDGGSFYSSSDKSIHNQFSSNKQYSLSSCDVRQGQPHHQRHHSDKSTFYSQPWTTSVPKPQNVGGYHCSMQELPTNTSAQHFGQNQRRNLSATLASEQNTDSSGHSRYYCVTTCQPAQPNAQLTSGKPEDRRSVTGADLAQSGSERKSLSPQTVNKVKYHLAQQHPVQHSKDNNGYGKHQVTTVLETSVPKPSSDDGGSQRGHNTQSAEAQYVSYPPTRQSEQRRSLPVQHREIPQDIRYHSQVNNKISPHATPMLHSLSMDAADQDEKTRGSISEESLESKQVKRSERFATTLRNEIQMRRAKLQKSTSAAILPGAEGETKEDQDVWKSTEGPNTPTSADGSFSNSYKDHLKEAQARVLKATSFRRKDLELILAENPTAEALPNYPSRKDVPPLPTVTESVMTKSGHAAGQVTRIGGRKRFAAEKKVRSFSEPDKIHEVGVKKDLPCNENTSSSLDRPKLSKDGGKTGFPNHMPLQLDNQGEDIVSIGATADTITGISSREYCEEAQRVPHSAHKQFVLDQQRLGTFAEYEARWNIQKKPAETRASGRYRSADDILDPGPEDRSKSTCLHERSRSSPSTDFYGQKIPAPARKSETEYSQTETKPAELLSSAPRIPDRGPGDCKVREKPEEFERYSAPPPPPMTGANPDCRHRAAAAATENHRPTSVSHSVPEPALLQPADHSHNPLPSGPRRKPPAPEKPPPPRCPEVDSHEFFTSSQSEAFTRCSPNADRSSAFVATLNPAKGDSEQSKGLVDKGQGAVHRLSASNPQPASSPPAPSCRPTALASMEGQRSPSPQFSPQRLSDRPPVSLQDDDSNRIEHVIESPNSAVKKVPIRIVHSEGLTEKENSPFLQHSDPPAIEAEVPAVSRLGSLAAAGHDSVFCAFTRQREPDGPPDAQTDTKPQRDAYMTTVGDHVNGNYQQQLPPQLTDEPIGDRPAVTTGATEDQKREELARDIMGKDKSLVDILDQSKMKTTMDLMEGIFPQGEQLLDEAHQRRKVPAKQAVSRPAEEREKEDSMAAAVTMVTSSTYYSTSAPKAELLIKMKDMQEQQEEEEESEDELDIDLANKKQELIDSLSKKLQVLREARESLQEDVLDNNALGDEVEARVQQVCKPNELDKFRMFVGDLDKVVSLLLSLSGRLARVENALNSPEEDSTAEERRTLVEKRKLLIRQHEDAKELKENLDRRERLVFEILANYLQEDILTDYEHFVKMKSALIIEQRKLEDKIKLGEEQLKCLMDSLPIEQRLSF
- the shroom2a gene encoding protein Shroom2 isoform X3 encodes the protein MKMVDIVAQKMPSENDVHVARSFLTKILRSSMRRNEPISRPHSWHSTKFNENQSETAKTQTPPTPVWDTRYDASSSSTDLSSAWEQTNLRRVSDQFSSLGSMDSLEHVSHPYSAGQLSHAKSNNSMEHLGGGKRDSAYSSFSTSSGTPDYTLSKSNAASTENMLCKVSQWDAGGKHNNHHNNTRNSHSLTEGGKLDDRLTYFQMPGVGAGCEGPQIEDPAGSRHSTSSRTSYGPVWHVPEKKKSASPSPPPPPPPARSDSFAATKVHERGLVIAHPEGPDSHGSYKAPTENRPRHNISLKNDGGSFYSSSDKSIHNQFSSNKQYSLSSCDVRQGQPHHQRHHSDKSTFYSQPWTTSVPKPQNVGGYHCSMQELPTNTSAQHFGQNQRRNLSATLASEQNTDSSGHSRYYCVTTCQPAQPNAQLTSGKPEDRRSVTGADLAQSGSERKSLSPQTVNKVKYHLAQQHPVQHSKDNNGYGKHQVTTVLETSVPKPSSDDGGSQRGHNTQSAEAQYVSYPPTRQSEQRRSLPVQHREIPQDIRYHSQVNNKISPHATPMLHSLSMDAADQDEKTRGSISEESLESKQVKRSERFATTLRNEIQMRRAKLQKSTSAAILPGAEGETKEDQDVWKSTEGPNTPTSADGSFSNSYKDHLKEAQARVLKATSFRRKDLELILAENPTAEALPNYPSRKDVPPLPTVTESVMTKSGHAAGQVTRIGGRKRFAAEKKVRSFSEPDKIHEVGVKKDLPCNENTSSSLDRPKLSKDGGKTGFPNHMPLQLDNQGEDIVSIGATADTITGISSREYCEEAQRVPHSAHKQFVLDQQRLGTFAEYEARWNIQKKPAETRASGRYRSADDILDPGPEDRSKSTCLHERSRSSPSTDFYGQKIPAPARKSETEYSQTETKPAELLSSAPRIPDRGPGDCKVREKPEEFERYSAPPPPPMTGANPDCRHRAAAAATENHRPTSVSHSVPEPALLQPADHSHNPLPSGPRRKPPAPEKPPPPRCPEVDSHEFFTSSQSEAFTRCSPNADRSSAFVATLNPAKGDSEQSKGLVDKGQGAVHRLSASNPQPASSPPAPSCRPTALASMEGQRSPSPQFSPQRLSDRPPVSLQDDDSNRIEHVIESPNSAVKKVPIRIVHSEGLTEKENSPFLQHSDPPAIEAEVPAVSRLGSLAAAGHDSVFCAFTRQREPDGPPDAQTDTKPQRDAYMTTVGDHVNGNYQQQLPPQLTDEPIGDRPAVTTGATEDQKREELARDIMGKDKSLVDILDQSKMKTTMDLMEGIFPQGEQLLDEAHQRRKVPAKQAVSRPAEEREKEDSMAAAVTMVTSSTYYSTSAPKAELLIKMKDMQEQQEEEEESEDELDIDLANKKQELIDSLSKKLQVLREARESLQEDVLDNNALGDEVEARVQQVCKPNELDKFRMFVGDLDKVVSLLLSLSGRLARVENALNSPEEDSTAEERRTLVEKRKLLIRQHEDAKELKENLDRRERLVFEILANYLQEDILTDYEHFVKMKSALIIEQRKLEDKIKLGEEQLKCLMDSLPIEQRLSF